The genomic window TATTACGAATGTAACGTTGGTATTAGCCACGATCTTAACGGGATATCTGGCGGAGGTGAATTGGCATTTACCGTTTGCCGTTTATCTATTGCCCTTGATTTCCATCGTACTTTCCGTATACTTGAAAAGGAGTATGGAAAATGAGTCGGCGATCGTATCGAAATCAGAAGTGAAAGCCCCTGTTACGGCAGATCCCGTCACGGTTCCGGGTAAATATGGTGTGGATATAAAGCATCTGGTACAAATCATGTGTTTTTATGGATTGGCTACGTATTTAGTGATTATTGTCAGCTTTAACTTACCGTTTTTAATGAAGGAATATAAGTTTACAAGCGGTAATTCCGGATTAATGATATCATTGTTTTTCTTGGCTATTATGGCTCCCGGTTTTATCTTGAATCAGATCGTTGATTTATTTAAGCAAAAGACAAAATTTGTCAGTCTATTGGCGATCGCTTTAGGGATGGCCTTGATTTTGATATCTCGTACGGAATGGCTAATTGGATTGGGATGTATTTTTATCGGTTTCGGATATGGTGTTATCCAGCCAATCGCTTATGATAAAACGACTCGTACGGCCATTCCTGAGAAAGTTACATTGGCATTAGCTTTCGTGATGGCGATGAATTATTTGGCGATATTACTTTGTCCGTTTATTATCGATTTCTTCCAGTCTATGCTCCATGTCAAGAGCCAGCAATTCGCGTTTATTTTTAACCTCTGTATTGCGCTGGTCGCTACGATCTGGGCTTATGTAAAACGAGACTCGTTCCTTTTCAACGATAAAATATGATTTACGAATATAAAACTAAAAAACGATAGACAGTGAAAAATAAGAAAACAGAAGCTAATATTAGCATGGTGGTCTCAAAAACTTTCAGTGGATTGAATATGAACGCCTTGAAATACTTGCTTCCCTTATGGATGAGCCCGTTGACGGGCGCTTCTTTCCGATGCGTGTTTGCGGCCGTGGCGTTTTGGGTGATCGGCTGGTTTATGAAACCGGAGGTTTCTACGACGAAAGATAAGGTGTGGCTATTCTTATTAGGCGCTATCGGTATCTATGGTTTTATGTTTCTTTATTTAGTGGGGCTTAGCAAG from Parabacteroides distasonis ATCC 8503 includes these protein-coding regions:
- a CDS encoding MFS transporter, yielding MRIQTGRGTIPLITLVGIWSISALNALPGLAVSPILGKLSVIFPHSTELDIQMLSSLPSLLIIPFIILSGKLTEKVNEIRLLQLGLVIFALSGILYLLSNKMWQLIAVSALMGIGSGLIVPLSTGLISRFFIGKYRTKQFGLSSAITNVTLVLATILTGYLAEVNWHLPFAVYLLPLISIVLSVYLKRSMENESAIVSKSEVKAPVTADPVTVPGKYGVDIKHLVQIMCFYGLATYLVIIVSFNLPFLMKEYKFTSGNSGLMISLFFLAIMAPGFILNQIVDLFKQKTKFVSLLAIALGMALILISRTEWLIGLGCIFIGFGYGVIQPIAYDKTTRTAIPEKVTLALAFVMAMNYLAILLCPFIIDFFQSMLHVKSQQFAFIFNLCIALVATIWAYVKRDSFLFNDKI